The Candidatus Mycolicibacterium alkanivorans genome contains a region encoding:
- a CDS encoding FeoA family protein — protein MSSVSDRMSRRRLASGAEVDTPATVTLADLERGQRARVVGYGDEVAGSTARRFFDLGIVPGIEVTMVRRAPLRDPVVFRVGDYEIALRAAQSRCIHVEPAS, from the coding sequence GTGTCCTCCGTATCCGACCGCATGAGCCGGCGCCGCCTGGCGTCCGGCGCTGAGGTGGACACCCCCGCCACAGTCACCCTCGCCGACCTCGAACGCGGCCAACGGGCCCGGGTTGTCGGCTACGGCGACGAGGTCGCCGGCAGCACCGCCCGCCGCTTCTTCGACCTGGGCATCGTGCCCGGCATCGAGGTCACCATGGTGCGCCGGGCACCGCTGCGCGACCCCGTGGTCTTCCGCGTCGGCGATTACGAGATCGCGCTGCGCGCCGCCCAGTCCCGCTGTATCCACGTGGAACCCGCAAGTTGA
- the feoB gene encoding ferrous iron transporter B — protein MSGHHHHGGGTAEANVGLTRFAVVGSPNSGKTTLFNAMTGLHAKTGNYPGVTVARFEGRMRLGEHDTVVVEDLPGTYSLDPISPDEQIVVDVLDTDHHNTRVDVPDALLVLLNATTLRRSLGLLAQLLQTGLPVCVVLTFADDLARRRGRLDVEALSRALGVPVVAVVAGHRDGVEALRAVMADHRSWTTPVVLPPTDTAEVTAWVDSVLAAADYSVPDLDHRTRRIDAVLLHPVAGTVVFLLTMFVFFQTIFTVAAPLQDLVGRFFGWLGELVAEHIHISWLSAFLSEAVIGGVGSVLVFVPQIALLFILIALLEGTGYLARAAFLMDRVMARAGLEGRAFVALLSSVACAIPGIMATRSLPSAKDRLATMMGAPLMTCSARLPVYILLISMLLSADARVGPFSARGVVMFVLYLLGAVAAMTVAAVFKRLTSRGVPLLPFYMEMPPYQIPRLRTVAAEVWTAASAFLRKVTSIILATTVVLWVLLNLPLRPDAEIAAAGVDTSDRAAVSAYVLDHSYAASVGRAIEPVFEPLGFDWRINIGILSSLAARETFVATLGQVAAAQTPDDPASSLRAMRVEDGPSAGRVLFDAPTIAALLVFFMFALQCMSTVGVLRRETGSWRWPAIAWAYMFALAWVLAFLTRSVVAAGW, from the coding sequence TTGAGCGGGCACCATCACCACGGCGGCGGCACCGCCGAGGCCAACGTCGGCCTGACCCGGTTCGCCGTGGTCGGCAGCCCCAACTCGGGCAAGACCACCCTGTTCAACGCCATGACCGGGCTGCACGCCAAGACCGGCAACTACCCCGGTGTGACCGTCGCCCGCTTCGAGGGCCGGATGCGACTGGGCGAGCACGACACCGTTGTCGTCGAGGACCTGCCCGGCACCTACAGCCTGGACCCGATCAGCCCGGACGAGCAGATCGTCGTCGACGTCCTCGACACTGACCACCACAACACCCGCGTCGACGTCCCCGACGCCCTGCTGGTCCTGCTCAACGCCACCACGCTGCGCCGCTCGCTGGGCCTGCTGGCCCAGCTGCTGCAGACCGGGCTGCCGGTGTGCGTGGTGCTGACTTTCGCCGACGACCTGGCCCGCCGCCGCGGACGCCTCGACGTCGAGGCACTGTCGAGAGCGCTGGGGGTTCCGGTGGTCGCGGTGGTGGCCGGGCACCGCGACGGTGTCGAGGCGCTGCGCGCGGTGATGGCCGACCACCGGTCGTGGACCACCCCGGTGGTGCTGCCGCCGACCGACACCGCCGAGGTCACCGCGTGGGTGGACTCGGTGCTGGCCGCCGCCGACTACAGCGTGCCCGACCTCGACCACCGCACCCGGCGAATCGACGCGGTGTTGCTGCACCCGGTGGCCGGCACCGTGGTGTTCCTGCTGACGATGTTCGTCTTCTTCCAGACGATCTTCACCGTCGCCGCCCCGCTGCAGGATTTGGTCGGGCGGTTCTTCGGCTGGCTGGGCGAGCTCGTCGCCGAGCACATCCACATCTCGTGGCTCTCGGCGTTTTTGTCCGAGGCGGTCATCGGCGGTGTGGGCAGCGTGTTGGTGTTCGTGCCGCAGATCGCGCTGTTGTTCATCCTGATCGCATTGCTCGAAGGCACCGGCTACCTGGCCCGCGCGGCGTTCCTGATGGATCGCGTGATGGCGCGGGCCGGGCTGGAGGGCCGCGCATTCGTGGCGCTGCTGTCCTCGGTGGCGTGCGCGATCCCGGGGATCATGGCGACCCGGTCGCTGCCGTCGGCCAAGGACCGGCTGGCCACGATGATGGGCGCGCCGCTGATGACCTGCTCGGCGCGGCTGCCGGTGTACATCCTGCTGATCAGCATGCTGTTGAGCGCCGACGCGCGGGTCGGCCCGTTCAGCGCGCGCGGCGTGGTGATGTTCGTGCTCTACCTGCTGGGCGCGGTGGCCGCGATGACGGTCGCCGCGGTCTTCAAGCGGCTGACATCGCGGGGTGTTCCGCTGCTGCCGTTCTACATGGAGATGCCGCCGTACCAGATTCCGCGGCTGCGGACGGTGGCCGCCGAGGTGTGGACCGCCGCCTCGGCGTTCCTGCGCAAAGTCACCTCGATCATCCTGGCCACCACCGTGGTGTTGTGGGTGCTGCTCAACCTGCCGCTGCGCCCTGACGCCGAGATCGCCGCTGCCGGCGTGGACACCTCCGACCGTGCGGCGGTGTCGGCCTACGTGCTGGACCACTCGTATGCAGCGTCGGTGGGACGCGCGATCGAGCCGGTCTTCGAGCCGCTGGGCTTCGACTGGCGGATCAACATCGGCATCCTGTCCTCGCTGGCGGCGCGGGAGACGTTCGTCGCCACCCTCGGTCAGGTCGCTGCCGCGCAGACGCCCGACGACCCGGCGTCCTCGCTGCGCGCGATGCGCGTCGAGGACGGGCCGTCGGCCGGCCGGGTGCTGTTCGACGCGCCGACCATCGCGGCGCTGCTGGTGTTCTTCATGTTCGCGCTGCAGTGCATGTCGACGGTGGGTGTGCTGCGCCGCGAGACCGGCTCGTGGAGGTGGCCGGCGATCGCGTGGGCCTACATGTTCGCGCTGGCGTGGGTGCTGGCGTTCCTGACCCGTAGTGTCGTCGCGGCCGGGTGGTGA
- a CDS encoding NifU family protein, whose product MVIGLHAERVTGEPQAVRWVVATEGVALGRVVSAPGDLGRLLADGTLTAGLVERTAVWLWLRGGLSWRDEGAPVSAALRAALAEPRAWVIEPAAGEILERVTADLLDGSVGDFVRSHGGSVTAERDGEVVTVKLGGACEHCPAAEHTLYQRLIGELRRRCPNLVELDSGGGRPGLTLADS is encoded by the coding sequence GTGGTGATCGGTCTGCACGCCGAACGGGTGACCGGCGAACCGCAGGCGGTGCGCTGGGTGGTAGCGACCGAGGGTGTTGCGCTCGGGCGGGTGGTGAGCGCGCCCGGCGATCTGGGGCGGCTGCTGGCCGACGGCACGCTGACCGCAGGCCTGGTGGAGCGCACGGCGGTGTGGCTGTGGCTGCGCGGGGGACTGTCCTGGCGCGACGAAGGAGCGCCGGTCTCCGCGGCGCTGCGGGCGGCGCTCGCCGAGCCGCGCGCCTGGGTGATCGAACCCGCTGCCGGGGAGATTCTGGAACGGGTGACCGCGGATCTTCTCGACGGATCGGTGGGCGACTTCGTGCGCTCGCATGGCGGATCGGTGACGGCCGAACGCGACGGCGAGGTCGTGACGGTGAAGCTGGGCGGGGCGTGCGAGCATTGCCCGGCCGCCGAGCACACGCTGTATCAGCGCCTCATCGGCGAGCTTCGCCGCCGGTGTCCGAATCTCGTCGAACTGGACTCCGGCGGTGGGCGGCCGGGCCTGACCTTGGCGGACAGCTGA
- a CDS encoding heavy metal translocating P-type ATPase: protein MATTDLQLSGMSCASCAAKIERSLNDLDGVQATVNFAVERAHVEHGPQVSQHDLIHAVEDTGYHASVIDHSGHMGHDHMNHDVPTDQLRPRLIGSAVLAVPVLALSMVMPWQFPGWQWLVLALATPIVFWGGYPFHKAALNSARHGSSTMDTLVSIGTLAAYLWSVVAVVTGHGHVYLEVAAAVTVFLLAGRYAEAKAKRSAGAALRALLSLGAKEAVVLREDAEVRIPAEELRVGDVIVVRPGERVATDGVVVDGASALDTSAMTGESVPVDVRAGAEVLGGAVNTYGRILVRASRVGADTQLSRMARMVADAQSGKASIQRLADRVSAVFVPVVLAIAAVTLAAWLLSGQPVTAAFTAAVAVLIIACPCALGLATPTAILVGTGRGAQLGVLIKEPQVLETVTGIDTVVLDKTGTVTTGTMAVAAVEGAEPDTVLARAAAVESASEHPVAVAVVAAARERGLAVAAVSDFVNEPGTGVHGVVDGLTVRVARASDDDGRTSVGVSWDGSERGVIRLVDAVKPTSADAIAELKSMGITPVLLTGDNAAVAARVATEVGIAPGDVIAGVLPSEKADAIKRLQDQGRKVAMVGDGVNDSVALATADVGMAMGTGTDAAIEAGDITLVRGDLRTVPTALRLSARTLRIIKQNLFWAFGYNVAAIPLAALGLLNPMIAGAAMAFSSVLVVTNSLRLKRFR, encoded by the coding sequence ATGGCGACGACCGATCTGCAGTTGAGCGGCATGAGCTGCGCATCGTGCGCGGCCAAGATCGAGCGCAGCCTCAACGACCTCGACGGTGTGCAGGCGACGGTGAACTTCGCCGTCGAGCGCGCGCACGTCGAACACGGGCCGCAGGTCTCGCAGCACGATCTGATCCATGCCGTGGAGGACACCGGCTACCACGCCTCGGTGATCGACCATTCCGGCCACATGGGTCACGACCACATGAATCACGACGTGCCCACCGATCAGCTGCGACCGCGGCTGATCGGATCGGCCGTGCTGGCGGTCCCAGTGCTAGCGCTGTCGATGGTGATGCCGTGGCAGTTCCCGGGCTGGCAGTGGCTGGTGTTGGCGCTGGCCACGCCGATCGTGTTCTGGGGCGGCTACCCGTTCCACAAGGCCGCGCTCAACAGCGCGCGGCACGGCTCGTCGACCATGGACACCCTGGTGTCGATCGGCACGCTGGCGGCCTATCTGTGGTCGGTGGTCGCGGTCGTCACCGGCCATGGCCACGTGTACCTCGAGGTGGCCGCGGCCGTCACGGTGTTCCTGCTGGCCGGCCGCTACGCCGAGGCAAAGGCCAAGCGGTCGGCCGGAGCGGCCCTGCGCGCGTTGCTGTCGCTGGGGGCCAAGGAGGCCGTGGTGCTGCGCGAGGACGCCGAGGTCCGCATACCTGCCGAGGAGTTGCGGGTGGGTGACGTGATCGTGGTGCGTCCCGGTGAGCGGGTGGCCACCGACGGCGTCGTCGTCGACGGGGCCTCGGCGCTGGACACCTCGGCGATGACGGGTGAGTCGGTGCCGGTGGACGTTCGTGCCGGCGCCGAGGTGCTCGGCGGCGCGGTCAACACCTACGGGCGAATCCTGGTGCGCGCCAGCCGGGTTGGCGCTGACACCCAGCTGTCCCGGATGGCGCGGATGGTCGCCGACGCGCAGAGCGGCAAGGCCTCGATCCAGCGCTTGGCAGACCGCGTCTCGGCGGTGTTCGTGCCCGTGGTGCTCGCCATCGCGGCCGTCACGCTGGCGGCGTGGCTGCTCTCCGGGCAGCCCGTCACGGCGGCGTTCACCGCCGCGGTCGCGGTGCTGATCATCGCCTGCCCGTGCGCTCTTGGTCTGGCCACTCCGACGGCGATTCTGGTGGGCACCGGCCGCGGCGCGCAACTCGGCGTGCTCATCAAGGAGCCGCAGGTGCTCGAGACCGTCACCGGCATCGACACCGTCGTGCTGGACAAGACCGGAACGGTCACCACCGGCACCATGGCCGTCGCTGCGGTCGAGGGCGCCGAGCCCGACACAGTGCTGGCTCGTGCGGCTGCCGTCGAGTCGGCCTCCGAGCATCCGGTGGCCGTGGCAGTCGTGGCCGCCGCCCGTGAGCGCGGGCTCGCCGTTGCGGCGGTCAGCGACTTCGTCAACGAGCCCGGCACGGGAGTGCACGGTGTGGTCGACGGGCTGACGGTCCGGGTGGCGCGGGCGTCCGACGACGACGGGCGCACCAGCGTCGGGGTCAGTTGGGACGGTTCGGAGCGCGGCGTGATCCGGTTGGTCGACGCCGTGAAGCCGACCAGTGCCGACGCGATCGCCGAATTGAAGTCGATGGGCATCACCCCGGTGCTGCTCACCGGTGACAACGCGGCCGTGGCCGCGCGGGTGGCCACCGAGGTCGGTATCGCCCCCGGTGACGTGATCGCCGGCGTGCTGCCCTCGGAAAAGGCCGACGCCATCAAGCGTCTGCAGGATCAGGGGCGCAAGGTCGCGATGGTCGGCGATGGTGTCAACGACTCCGTCGCGCTGGCCACCGCCGACGTCGGTATGGCCATGGGTACCGGAACCGACGCCGCCATCGAGGCCGGTGACATCACGCTGGTCCGCGGTGACCTGCGCACGGTGCCGACCGCGCTGCGGCTCTCGGCGCGCACGCTGCGGATCATCAAGCAGAACCTGTTCTGGGCGTTCGGCTACAACGTGGCGGCCATCCCGCTGGCGGCGCTGGGCCTGCTCAACCCGATGATCGCGGGCGCGGCGATGGCGTTCTCCTCGGTGCTGGTGGTCACGAACAGCCTGCGGCTCAAGCGGTTTCGCTGA
- a CDS encoding DUF3093 domain-containing protein, which produces MPEEQLVEHEAPLFYEQGASWNWLLAGPASGLAMLLIQFKGGVGFQPAIPLIFLVLVTGFLWLQVHAARIHASVELTADSLRQGIEVIPVRTIVAVFPEAKHTAKSTKPGALLETWQTSRALGELSGVPRGRKGVGIELTGDRTAQAWARKHRELREALTHLVEERTP; this is translated from the coding sequence ATGCCTGAGGAGCAGCTCGTCGAGCATGAGGCGCCCCTGTTCTACGAACAGGGAGCCAGCTGGAACTGGCTGCTCGCCGGGCCCGCGTCGGGCCTGGCGATGCTGCTCATCCAGTTCAAGGGTGGGGTGGGCTTTCAGCCGGCGATACCGCTGATCTTCCTGGTGCTGGTCACCGGCTTCCTGTGGCTGCAGGTTCACGCCGCGCGGATCCACGCCAGCGTCGAGCTCACCGCCGATTCGTTGCGGCAGGGTATCGAGGTCATCCCGGTCCGGACCATCGTCGCGGTGTTTCCCGAAGCCAAGCACACGGCGAAATCTACGAAGCCCGGCGCGCTGTTGGAGACGTGGCAGACGTCTCGGGCGCTGGGCGAGCTCAGTGGCGTGCCCCGCGGACGGAAGGGCGTCGGCATCGAGCTGACCGGCGATCGCACGGCCCAGGCCTGGGCGCGCAAGCATCGCGAGCTTCGGGAAGCGCTGACCCACCTGGTCGAGGAACGCACACCGTGA